One window of Psychrobacillus sp. FSL H8-0483 genomic DNA carries:
- a CDS encoding IS3 family transposase (programmed frameshift): protein MAKVRAEQRIQAVQRYLYGNESMIEIAKDIGVTDRVVNEWVRRYQKNGVETFLKSYTKYSADYKMNVLNYMNETGTSSINTAALFNISSPGMIRNWKMKFEVGGYDALVSKKKGRPSMKKETKRTTKPTPIEGSVEALEVRIKQLEMENAYFKKVEYFSSNARKITNQIKAQVIYELKEIYEVVELIKVADIPRSTYYYWEKRLNRTDKYAEVKVAIQSIYLEHKGRYGYRRIAKELKKYGFHYDPKTINYLMNAIGIKCEVRMKKYRSYKGNVGKIAPNMLQRDFTAKKMNEKWVTDVTEFHLFGEKRYLSPVLDLCNGEIIAYTVMSRPVYKLVHDMLEQALERLQSSDQVILHSDQGWHYQMKKYRQTLKQHGIMQSMSRKGNCLDNAVIENFFGLLKSELLYLQEFESMAHFEQELKDYIHYYNHKRMKEKLKDLSPVEYRTKVLEVA, encoded by the exons ATGGCAAAAGTAAGGGCTGAACAACGTATTCAAGCAGTTCAACGATACTTATATGGAAATGAATCTATGATTGAAATCGCAAAAGATATCGGAGTGACAGATCGGGTTGTAAATGAATGGGTTCGCCGTTATCAAAAAAATGGTGTAGAGACTTTCTTAAAGTCCTATACAAAATATTCAGCTGACTATAAAATGAATGTACTTAATTATATGAACGAGACAGGTACATCTTCGATTAATACAGCTGCATTATTTAATATTTCATCTCCTGGCATGATTCGGAATTGGAAAATGAAGTTTGAGGTTGGTGGTTATGATGCCCTTGTTTCTAAGAAAAAGGGGCGTCCATCCATGAAAAAAGAAACAAAAAGAACAACGAAACCAACACCAATTGAAGGATCTGTTGAGGCATTAGAGGTACGTATTAAACAATTAGAAATGGAGAATGCGTACT TTAAAAAAGTTGAATACTTTAGTTCAAATGCAAGAAAAATTACCAATCAAATCAAAGCGCAAGTAATTTATGAACTAAAGGAAATCTATGAAGTAGTGGAATTAATCAAAGTCGCTGATATTCCACGTAGTACGTATTATTACTGGGAAAAGCGTTTGAATCGTACTGATAAATACGCTGAAGTGAAAGTCGCAATTCAGTCCATTTATCTTGAACATAAGGGACGTTATGGTTATCGTAGGATTGCCAAAGAACTGAAAAAATACGGCTTTCATTATGATCCTAAAACGATTAATTATTTGATGAATGCCATTGGCATAAAATGTGAAGTCCGCATGAAGAAATACCGTTCGTATAAAGGAAACGTCGGAAAAATTGCCCCAAACATGTTGCAACGCGATTTTACAGCGAAAAAAATGAACGAGAAATGGGTAACAGACGTGACAGAGTTCCATCTATTTGGTGAGAAACGCTATTTATCACCCGTCCTTGATTTATGCAATGGCGAAATCATTGCATACACAGTAATGAGTCGTCCAGTGTACAAACTAGTCCATGATATGCTAGAACAAGCATTGGAGCGCCTTCAATCAAGTGATCAAGTCATTCTTCATTCGGATCAAGGTTGGCACTATCAAATGAAAAAGTATCGACAAACATTAAAACAACATGGGATAATGCAGAGTATGTCCCGTAAGGGCAATTGTTTGGACAACGCAGTCATTGAAAATTTCTTTGGCTTATTAAAATCTGAACTCCTGTATCTACAAGAGTTTGAATCCATGGCACATTTTGAACAGGAACTCAAAGACTATATTCACTATTACAATCACAAACGAATGAAGGAAAAATTAAAAGACCTAAGCCCGGTGGAGTACCGAACTAAGGTCTTAGAAGTTGCTTAA
- a CDS encoding glycosyl hydrolase family 18 protein, giving the protein MKKKLKKYFLIPALFITFLAYPFSAVASANDIHMTYIYGGTSESSLENIDMTLGAINTATPEFYNLNADGSLKSSIDKRLIEELHKRGLKVVPFITNNFDRNLGQIAMKNRESLSTQLVDSVVKNNLDGIDIDIENLNYTDKEEFTDFIRLLNEKMPNDKTISIAVAANPNGWTVGWHGSYDYLKISEYSDYLMVMAYDESWKGGPAGPVASLSFVENSIKSLLNQGVDSKKVVLGLPFYGRIWKDDEKIGGEGVANKSVKSIVNKHKGKLYFDNSSKSAYAKFNVKSSDSPTYIGGKKLTTGNYTIWYENDLSLKYKLRLVEKYNLRGTGSWDLNQADNGIWDFYSSWANGEHNFIDSENHWAEKDILSLYKKGWISGKTEYTFDPNADLTRAQAVKIIINAIGLDETNETVPNYFTDVPTNHWAKRDIEIAHKYNIVNGTNPHTFKPNAKISRAQLSAILSRILDYPLNNTNESPFYDVQKEHWAYLDILKLSSNGVIKGKEDGGFYPSDNVKRAQMAAMVNRASEDLEKYQLIK; this is encoded by the coding sequence ATGAAAAAAAAATTAAAAAAATATTTTCTAATCCCGGCATTATTTATTACATTTTTGGCCTATCCATTTAGTGCTGTTGCCTCGGCAAATGACATACACATGACTTATATATATGGTGGAACTTCTGAATCCTCTTTAGAAAATATAGATATGACATTAGGTGCGATAAATACGGCTACGCCAGAATTCTATAATTTAAACGCTGACGGTAGTTTAAAATCATCCATAGATAAAAGATTAATAGAAGAGTTACACAAAAGAGGATTAAAAGTCGTACCATTTATTACTAACAATTTCGATAGAAATTTAGGTCAAATTGCTATGAAAAATAGAGAAAGCTTATCTACTCAATTAGTAGATTCTGTAGTAAAAAATAACTTAGATGGAATAGATATAGATATTGAGAATTTAAACTATACAGATAAGGAAGAATTCACAGATTTTATACGATTATTAAATGAAAAAATGCCCAATGATAAAACAATATCCATAGCGGTTGCTGCAAATCCAAATGGATGGACAGTAGGATGGCATGGGTCATATGATTATTTAAAAATCAGTGAATATAGCGATTACTTGATGGTAATGGCATATGATGAAAGCTGGAAAGGTGGTCCAGCAGGTCCAGTCGCTAGTTTATCATTTGTTGAAAATTCTATTAAATCTTTATTAAATCAAGGTGTTGATTCAAAGAAAGTAGTTTTAGGCCTACCTTTTTACGGTCGAATCTGGAAAGATGACGAGAAAATTGGAGGAGAAGGTGTAGCAAATAAATCTGTCAAAAGCATAGTAAACAAACATAAAGGAAAACTATATTTTGATAATTCCTCCAAATCAGCTTATGCTAAATTCAATGTTAAAAGTAGTGATTCACCAACTTATATTGGTGGTAAAAAACTTACAACGGGCAATTACACAATATGGTATGAAAATGATTTATCATTAAAATATAAATTAAGATTAGTAGAGAAATACAATTTAAGAGGAACTGGTAGTTGGGATTTAAATCAAGCGGATAACGGAATATGGGATTTTTATTCGTCATGGGCGAATGGAGAACATAATTTTATAGATTCAGAAAATCATTGGGCAGAAAAGGATATTTTGTCTCTTTATAAAAAGGGATGGATTAGCGGAAAAACCGAATACACTTTTGACCCAAATGCTGATTTAACAAGGGCACAAGCTGTTAAAATCATTATTAACGCTATTGGTTTAGACGAAACAAACGAAACAGTACCCAATTATTTTACGGATGTTCCTACTAACCATTGGGCAAAACGAGATATTGAAATTGCACATAAATATAATATTGTTAATGGAACGAATCCACACACATTTAAACCAAATGCCAAAATTTCAAGAGCTCAATTATCAGCAATATTATCGAGAATATTAGATTACCCATTAAATAATACGAATGAATCTCCTTTTTATGATGTACAAAAAGAACATTGGGCGTATTTAGATATTTTAAAACTAAGTAGTAATGGGGTTATTAAGGGTAAAGAAGATGGAGGATTTTACCCTAGCGATAATGTTAAAAGGGCGCAAATGGCAGCGATGGTTAATCGTGCGAGTGAAGATCTAGAAAAATATCAATTAATAAAATAA
- the glgA gene encoding glycogen synthase GlgA, whose product MNVLFAASECAPFIKTGGLGDVIGALPQSLQEKGANVSVILPKYGDLPLHFQEQMQWIKSIEVPVGWRRQFCGIEKFHYQGITVYFLDNEYYFKRHGSYGFGDDGERFAFFSRAVLEALPYLEERTDIIHCHDWQTGLIPVLLKAHYENNPTYKGIKTVFTIHNLRYQGVYPKSVLSDLLDLSELYFHMDALEFYGDVSYLKGGLAFADCVTTVSSTYAYEIQSPFYGERLDGFLRKRDADLQGIVNGIDNDSYDPKRDENLFLPFDDYKGKSVNKKHLQETLGLPMNTDIPIISMVTRLVDQKGIDLILHVFHEIIGLNVQFVLLGTGDQQYEEAFRYFEEVYPDKVSANLYFDEALSRKIYAGSDLFLMPSQFEPCGIGQLLALRYGSLPLVRETGGLKDTVIPYNEFTEEGNGFSFANYNAHELLYTIELAVGLYRFQPNKWRNLVGHAMDLDFSWSSSSQQYLKLYQDLLKSDK is encoded by the coding sequence ATGAATGTTTTATTTGCAGCCTCAGAGTGCGCCCCATTTATAAAGACTGGGGGATTGGGTGATGTTATTGGTGCCTTGCCTCAATCTTTACAAGAAAAGGGAGCAAACGTCAGCGTAATATTACCGAAATATGGCGATCTTCCATTACATTTTCAAGAGCAGATGCAATGGATCAAAAGCATTGAAGTGCCTGTAGGCTGGAGACGCCAATTTTGCGGTATAGAAAAATTTCATTATCAGGGGATTACAGTATACTTTCTCGATAACGAATATTATTTTAAGAGGCATGGCAGTTATGGCTTTGGGGATGATGGGGAACGTTTCGCTTTCTTTTCCCGAGCTGTACTGGAGGCTTTACCATACTTAGAGGAACGGACCGATATTATCCATTGCCATGATTGGCAAACTGGGTTAATTCCTGTTCTATTGAAGGCACATTATGAAAATAATCCAACTTATAAGGGAATTAAAACGGTATTTACCATTCATAATTTACGCTACCAAGGTGTATATCCTAAATCAGTGCTTTCCGATTTACTGGATTTAAGCGAGCTTTATTTTCACATGGATGCCTTAGAGTTTTATGGGGATGTCAGTTACCTCAAAGGAGGGCTGGCCTTTGCTGATTGCGTGACAACTGTAAGTTCAACCTATGCATACGAAATACAGTCTCCTTTTTATGGGGAAAGACTTGATGGGTTTTTACGAAAAAGAGACGCTGATCTACAAGGAATCGTGAACGGAATTGACAATGACTCCTATGATCCTAAACGTGATGAAAATTTATTTCTTCCATTCGACGATTATAAGGGGAAGTCTGTAAATAAAAAGCACCTACAGGAAACACTCGGGCTTCCTATGAACACTGATATTCCAATAATTTCAATGGTTACAAGACTAGTTGATCAAAAAGGCATAGATTTGATTCTACATGTCTTCCATGAAATTATCGGATTGAATGTCCAATTTGTTTTATTAGGTACAGGCGATCAGCAGTATGAAGAGGCATTCAGGTACTTTGAAGAAGTTTATCCCGATAAAGTTTCAGCCAACCTTTATTTTGATGAAGCATTGTCACGAAAAATTTATGCCGGTTCTGATCTTTTTCTTATGCCATCCCAATTTGAACCGTGCGGCATTGGACAATTGCTCGCACTTCGCTATGGATCCTTGCCGCTCGTCCGCGAAACAGGTGGGCTGAAGGATACGGTTATACCTTATAATGAATTTACCGAAGAAGGAAATGGATTCAGCTTTGCTAATTATAATGCCCACGAATTGCTGTATACGATTGAGCTAGCAGTCGGACTTTATCGCTTCCAGCCTAACAAATGGAGAAACTTAGTAGGGCACGCAATGGATCTTGATTTTAGCTGGTCATCATCTTCGCAGCAATATCTAAAATTGTATCAGGACCTCCTGAAATCTGATAAATAA
- the glgD gene encoding glucose-1-phosphate adenylyltransferase subunit GlgD, translating to MRNVLGVINLVNERPILKELTHHRCLASVPFGGRYRMIDFTMSNFMNVSVSKVAIFTKDKYRSLMDHLGSGKEWDLDHRSQGLFILPSIHPDEKIKGDLQQFYDHLEFFQRATADTVIIAPGHHICKIDFNDVIKEHESNEADITVLYKDYDGVPVKRPLYHQCSLDDNGEVRDINLYTSPKKGDHVCLETYVIKKQLLIDLIKNCIEYDEYDFLKDIVKANLINLKVQGYQFTGYMPFIHSLETYHASNMEFLNPEILRNFFYDSWEVFTKIKHESPAEFANSSKVSNSLIANGCIIEGTVENSIIFRGVKVRKGAVVKNSIIMQKGDIEEGAHIENVISDKQVVITRDQIITARNKPLVIKKEEVV from the coding sequence ATGAGGAATGTATTAGGTGTTATTAATCTTGTAAATGAAAGACCCATATTAAAAGAATTGACCCATCACCGTTGCCTAGCCTCTGTACCATTTGGCGGACGCTATCGAATGATTGATTTCACCATGTCAAACTTTATGAATGTCTCCGTAAGTAAAGTTGCCATTTTCACAAAAGATAAATATCGATCGTTGATGGATCATCTAGGTTCTGGAAAGGAATGGGATCTCGATCACCGTTCACAAGGTCTATTCATTCTTCCGTCGATCCATCCTGATGAAAAAATTAAAGGAGATCTACAGCAGTTCTATGATCATCTAGAATTTTTCCAACGGGCAACTGCAGATACAGTAATTATTGCTCCTGGTCATCATATTTGTAAAATTGACTTTAACGATGTGATTAAAGAACACGAAAGTAATGAAGCTGATATTACAGTTTTGTATAAGGATTATGATGGGGTACCAGTGAAAAGACCACTTTATCATCAATGTTCACTTGATGATAATGGTGAAGTCCGAGATATAAACCTTTATACGTCACCTAAGAAAGGTGACCATGTATGTTTGGAAACATATGTGATTAAAAAACAACTATTAATAGATTTAATTAAAAATTGTATAGAGTATGATGAATATGATTTTTTGAAAGATATTGTTAAAGCAAATTTGATAAATCTAAAAGTACAAGGGTATCAGTTCACGGGTTATATGCCATTTATTCATTCCCTAGAAACATACCATGCTAGTAACATGGAATTTCTTAACCCAGAAATTCTTCGCAACTTTTTTTATGATTCATGGGAAGTTTTCACGAAAATTAAACATGAGTCACCTGCTGAATTTGCAAATTCCTCAAAGGTGTCTAATTCCTTAATTGCCAATGGATGTATTATTGAAGGCACCGTCGAAAATAGTATTATTTTCCGAGGAGTAAAAGTTAGAAAAGGTGCAGTAGTTAAAAACAGTATCATTATGCAGAAGGGTGATATTGAAGAAGGAGCACATATCGAAAATGTGATTTCTGATAAACAAGTAGTTATTACTAGGGATCAAATCATTACAGCAAGAAATAAGCCGTTGGTAATCAAGAAAGAAGAAGTAGTTTAA
- the glgB gene encoding 1,4-alpha-glucan branching protein GlgB, producing the protein MVEILKFNNQLYPSDFDVYLFHEGTLFESYKMLGAHILYENDIQGVRFAVWAPHAKQVSVVGNFNNWNGTQNQMERLDHSGIWVLFIPELGHGDIYKYEITGPDGRKELKADPYAFYSELRPSTASIIYNLNTFEWQDQKWMAQRIKKDIYHKPMMIYEVHLASWKQKEDGEFYSYQELADELVDYAIDNGFTHIELMPVMEHPYDGSWGYQITGYYSVTSRYGTPEQLMYFIDQCHRNGLGVILDWVPAHFCKDVHGLGRFDGTPLFESADPMRAERPIWGTYSFDYRKPEVVSFLISNAMFWMDFYHVDGLRIDAVSSMIYLNHDNPLPVKLKNQYGGEENLEAIDFLKKLNETIFQKYPGALMMAEEATEWPLVTSPTSTGGLGFNYKWNMGWSNDVLKYMKLDVKERPKHHHLLTFSFFYAFSENFVLPFSHDEMVHGKRSLVNKMPGDYWQKFANLRLLFGYLFAHPGKKLLFMGSEFGQFDEWKYRQEMDWMLLDFDAHSNFSRYYKELNKFYQETNSLWRLDHELTGFQWIDADNAKQSVITFMRKGKRKGDYCIVVCNFSADVYHNYQIGVPSNGKYFEAFNSDAASFGGSGQVNSTPMHASKVPHHNQPCSLEITVPPLGIAIFMKETKTRQRGFSTNGI; encoded by the coding sequence ATGGTAGAAATTCTGAAGTTCAATAACCAGCTATACCCAAGTGATTTTGATGTATATCTTTTCCATGAAGGAACGTTGTTTGAAAGTTATAAGATGCTCGGCGCTCATATCCTTTATGAGAACGATATTCAAGGTGTGCGTTTTGCGGTTTGGGCTCCTCATGCAAAGCAGGTATCGGTCGTGGGTAATTTTAATAATTGGAATGGTACCCAAAACCAAATGGAACGCTTGGATCATTCTGGAATCTGGGTGTTATTTATTCCCGAGCTTGGACATGGTGACATCTATAAATATGAGATTACAGGACCAGATGGGCGGAAGGAATTAAAAGCAGATCCGTATGCCTTTTATTCGGAACTCCGACCGTCAACAGCTTCTATCATCTACAATTTAAATACATTTGAATGGCAAGATCAAAAATGGATGGCACAGCGAATAAAGAAAGATATTTACCACAAACCGATGATGATTTACGAAGTTCACTTGGCTTCCTGGAAACAAAAAGAAGATGGTGAGTTTTATAGTTATCAAGAACTTGCGGACGAATTAGTCGATTATGCAATTGATAATGGCTTTACACATATAGAGTTGATGCCTGTTATGGAGCATCCTTACGATGGTTCATGGGGTTACCAAATAACAGGATATTATTCAGTGACTAGCAGATACGGCACACCTGAGCAATTAATGTATTTTATAGATCAATGCCATCGAAATGGCCTTGGTGTAATTCTTGATTGGGTGCCTGCACATTTTTGTAAGGATGTCCATGGTCTTGGACGGTTCGACGGAACGCCTCTCTTCGAATCAGCGGATCCCATGCGAGCCGAGAGGCCTATCTGGGGAACATATAGCTTTGACTATAGGAAGCCCGAAGTCGTCAGCTTCCTGATTTCAAACGCAATGTTTTGGATGGACTTCTATCATGTGGATGGACTTCGGATTGATGCAGTTTCTTCCATGATTTATCTAAATCATGATAATCCACTTCCTGTAAAATTGAAGAATCAATATGGTGGCGAAGAAAATCTGGAAGCAATTGATTTTCTAAAAAAGTTAAATGAAACCATTTTCCAAAAGTATCCTGGTGCCCTCATGATGGCGGAGGAAGCAACCGAATGGCCGCTAGTTACTAGTCCCACTAGTACAGGCGGTCTTGGATTCAATTATAAATGGAATATGGGCTGGTCAAATGACGTACTTAAATATATGAAGCTTGATGTTAAAGAACGACCAAAGCATCATCACCTTTTGACGTTTTCATTTTTTTATGCATTTTCGGAAAATTTTGTCCTTCCATTTTCGCATGATGAAATGGTCCATGGAAAAAGGTCATTAGTAAATAAAATGCCCGGCGATTACTGGCAAAAATTCGCAAATTTACGCCTCTTATTTGGCTATTTATTCGCGCATCCAGGAAAAAAACTTTTATTTATGGGCAGTGAATTTGGGCAGTTTGACGAATGGAAATACCGGCAAGAAATGGATTGGATGCTTTTAGATTTTGACGCTCACTCCAATTTTTCTCGATACTATAAAGAATTAAATAAATTTTATCAGGAAACCAATTCCCTATGGCGTCTGGACCATGAACTAACAGGCTTTCAATGGATCGATGCGGACAATGCGAAACAAAGCGTGATTACCTTTATGAGAAAAGGAAAACGGAAGGGGGATTATTGCATTGTTGTTTGTAATTTTTCTGCCGATGTTTACCATAATTATCAAATAGGGGTTCCGTCCAATGGGAAATATTTCGAAGCATTTAATAGTGATGCTGCATCATTTGGCGGATCGGGACAGGTGAATTCTACCCCAATGCATGCCAGTAAGGTCCCACACCATAACCAACCTTGCAGTCTGGAAATAACCGTACCGCCGCTAGGAATTGCTATATTCATGAAAGAAACAAAAACAAGACAAAGGGGATTCAGTACAAATGGCATCTAA
- a CDS encoding glucose-1-phosphate adenylyltransferase produces MASKKWVAMLLAGGQGSRLGELTSDLAKPAVPFGGKYRIIDFTLSNCTHSGIDTVGILTQYRPHILNSYIGNGRPWDLDRNNGGVSMLPPYQGKDGGEWYKGTANAVYQNFHFIDHNDPEYVLVISGDHIYKMDYNKMLEDHIDKGAHATIAVIEVPWEEANRFGIMNTNETDRIIEFDEKPKHPKSNLASMGVYLFNWKHLKKYLTEDEQDRSSTNDFGKDVIPKMLKDEAKLQAYRFKDYWKDVGTIESLWEAHMDLLEEPSNFKLGDLNWQIYAGNANHPPQYISKDADVTQSLVNEGCLVFGKVDHSVLSYNVQVGNGSIIKNSVIMPNVKIGNNVIIEKAIIGSGSIIEDGVVISDSKQGLTLIGENQLVSSESDLLQAL; encoded by the coding sequence ATGGCATCTAAAAAATGGGTAGCAATGCTTTTAGCTGGTGGACAAGGCTCAAGACTCGGGGAATTGACGAGTGACTTAGCTAAACCCGCGGTACCATTTGGAGGCAAATACCGTATTATCGATTTTACCTTAAGCAACTGTACACATTCAGGTATTGATACAGTCGGCATACTTACCCAATATCGTCCGCACATTTTAAATTCATATATTGGTAACGGCCGTCCGTGGGATCTGGACCGCAATAACGGTGGGGTTTCTATGCTTCCACCTTATCAGGGGAAGGATGGTGGTGAATGGTATAAAGGTACCGCAAATGCCGTGTATCAAAATTTTCATTTTATCGATCATAATGACCCAGAATATGTACTTGTAATTTCAGGGGATCATATCTACAAGATGGATTATAATAAAATGCTTGAAGATCATATTGATAAGGGTGCACATGCTACCATTGCAGTCATAGAGGTACCTTGGGAAGAAGCAAATCGCTTTGGCATAATGAATACCAATGAAACGGATCGAATAATTGAATTTGATGAAAAACCTAAACATCCCAAAAGTAATTTGGCTTCGATGGGTGTGTATCTCTTTAACTGGAAGCACCTCAAAAAATATTTAACAGAAGACGAACAGGATAGAAGTTCCACTAATGACTTTGGAAAAGACGTAATTCCAAAGATGCTGAAAGATGAAGCAAAATTACAAGCGTATCGATTTAAAGACTACTGGAAAGACGTCGGTACGATAGAAAGCCTGTGGGAAGCGCATATGGATTTATTGGAAGAGCCATCCAATTTTAAACTTGGAGACCTAAACTGGCAAATATACGCAGGGAATGCCAACCACCCCCCACAATATATATCTAAAGATGCTGATGTGACGCAATCATTAGTCAATGAAGGTTGTTTGGTATTTGGGAAGGTTGACCATTCTGTTCTTTCCTACAATGTCCAAGTTGGAAATGGCTCTATCATAAAGAATTCCGTTATCATGCCAAATGTGAAAATCGGAAATAATGTCATAATCGAAAAGGCTATAATCGGTAGCGGTTCAATTATCGAAGATGGCGTTGTAATCTCTGACTCTAAACAGGGGCTGACCTTAATTGGTGAAAATCAGCTGGTTTCTTCGGAAAGTGATTTGCTGCAAGCTTTATAA
- a CDS encoding glycoside hydrolase family 15 protein translates to MKINNAIEVLDRMRLPNGAYTASISKDYNFVWIRDVIYTVLPFLHSQSERYEKAFHALFDLFITYEWKIDIHREQKPVYLFEYIHSRYSTDLKEMSQEWGHAQNDAIGSFLWGVGVGMSHGQKVIRDDKDLAIVQKLVDYLECLQYWQAKDNGMWEENMELHASSVGACVAGLRAVKMLVNVKDELIQKGEETLRFLLPRESETKETDLSLLSLIYPYRIVERKTALKIVEMVSKHLERTNGCIRYQNDQYYNEGSEAEWCFGLPWLGLCYFELGMYEKAYEYVNKTELIVPDNWEVPELYIGGKNVPNGNTPLAWSVSLSYLFLNRMINMSSSQLTGND, encoded by the coding sequence ATGAAAATCAACAATGCAATTGAGGTTTTAGATCGGATGCGCCTACCGAACGGCGCTTACACTGCCAGTATTTCAAAGGACTACAATTTTGTTTGGATACGTGATGTCATATACACGGTTTTACCTTTTTTGCACAGCCAATCTGAGCGGTATGAAAAAGCATTTCATGCATTATTTGACCTTTTTATAACTTATGAATGGAAAATCGACATTCACCGTGAACAAAAACCGGTTTATCTTTTTGAATATATCCACTCACGGTATTCTACAGATTTAAAGGAAATGAGCCAAGAGTGGGGTCATGCTCAAAATGATGCAATAGGTTCCTTCTTATGGGGAGTAGGGGTGGGCATGAGCCATGGACAAAAGGTTATCCGTGATGACAAAGATCTCGCTATTGTTCAGAAGCTAGTCGACTATCTTGAATGTCTTCAATACTGGCAGGCAAAGGATAATGGAATGTGGGAAGAGAATATGGAACTGCATGCTTCAAGTGTAGGTGCATGCGTGGCAGGCTTGCGTGCGGTGAAAATGCTCGTAAATGTTAAGGATGAACTGATTCAAAAGGGTGAGGAGACGCTGCGGTTTCTTTTGCCAAGGGAAAGTGAAACGAAAGAAACAGATTTATCGCTGCTTTCACTTATCTATCCGTATCGAATAGTTGAAAGAAAAACGGCGCTTAAGATAGTCGAGATGGTTTCCAAACACCTTGAGCGGACAAATGGTTGTATTCGTTATCAGAACGATCAGTATTACAACGAAGGAAGCGAAGCAGAATGGTGCTTCGGACTACCTTGGCTAGGATTATGCTATTTTGAACTGGGCATGTATGAAAAGGCTTATGAATATGTAAATAAAACGGAACTAATCGTACCAGATAATTGGGAAGTCCCTGAATTATATATTGGCGGTAAAAATGTGCCAAATGGCAACACTCCACTAGCTTGGTCCGTCTCCCTTTCCTATTTATTTTTAAACCGTATGATTAATATGTCTTCTTCGCAATTGACAGGAAATGACTGA